The following proteins are co-located in the Komagataeibacter sp. FNDCF1 genome:
- a CDS encoding Fe2+-dependent dioxygenase, with product MLLHIPALLNADELAHCRATLKNAQWTDGRETAGVQSAKAKNNLQLGRDTPACRELGEIVLRALGRNALFNSAVLPYRVSPPLFNRYENGMSFGAHVDNAIRGILAGGIHTRIRTDVSSTLFFSDPDEYEGGELTMHANGNEQAIRLPAGDMILYPTTVLHSVTPVTRGSRLAAFFWSQSMIAEESRRQIMFDLDMQVTSLRERLGDGDPAVLSLTNIYHNMMRQWCIL from the coding sequence ATGCTGCTGCACATCCCCGCCCTGCTGAATGCCGATGAACTGGCTCATTGCCGCGCAACACTGAAAAACGCGCAATGGACCGATGGCCGCGAGACGGCGGGCGTGCAGTCGGCCAAGGCCAAGAACAACCTCCAGCTCGGGCGGGACACCCCGGCCTGCCGCGAACTGGGGGAGATCGTGCTGCGCGCGCTGGGCCGCAATGCCCTGTTCAACAGCGCGGTGCTGCCCTACCGGGTCAGCCCGCCGCTGTTCAACCGCTACGAGAACGGCATGAGCTTTGGCGCGCATGTGGACAATGCCATCCGCGGCATACTGGCGGGCGGCATCCACACGCGCATCCGCACCGATGTCTCCTCCACCCTGTTCTTTTCCGACCCCGATGAATATGAAGGCGGCGAGCTGACCATGCACGCCAATGGCAACGAGCAGGCGATCAGGCTGCCAGCCGGTGACATGATCCTCTACCCCACCACCGTGCTGCATAGTGTCACGCCCGTGACCCGCGGCAGCAGGCTTGCGGCATTTTTCTGGTCCCAGTCCATGATTGCGGAGGAAAGCCGCAGGCAGATCATGTTCGATCTGGACATGCAGGTCACGTCGCTGCGCGAAAGACTGGGGGATGGCGACCCGGCGGTGCTGTCGCTGACCAACATCTACCACAACATGATGCGCCAGTGGTGCATCCTGTAA
- a CDS encoding cold-shock protein, with protein sequence MAAGTVKWFNAQKGFGFIQPDDGSADAFVHISAVEQAGQQTLNEGQAVTYDLERGRNGKSSAVNLKIG encoded by the coding sequence ATGGCCGCAGGAACAGTTAAATGGTTCAACGCCCAGAAGGGCTTTGGATTTATCCAGCCTGATGACGGAAGCGCTGACGCTTTCGTTCACATCTCCGCAGTCGAGCAGGCTGGCCAGCAGACCCTGAACGAAGGCCAGGCCGTGACGTATGACCTCGAAAGAGGTCGTAACGGCAAGTCTTCCGCAGTCAATCTGAAGATTGGCTGA
- a CDS encoding LysR substrate-binding domain-containing protein, whose amino-acid sequence MFLRQLTYLMALDRYRHFSRAAESCGVSQPALSAAIRQLESELGITIIRRTRRFNGLTDEGRRVLDWARQTLAALDGLRQEAAFAQEVAGGTLSIGVMPPGMQAVPMLLESFRTAIPGLHLKVRLGSSADTIHGLRQQQLDLGLVYLDQIPADGPFEKLSLYTEQHVLVAVEPLVLPAGRQEWSSLADLPLCLLSSEMQTRQIVDDAFRNAGVTPAVILETNSLEVLYGEVLGGRLASILPVAALPTHTGHNRLQVRPLGPCAVPEAGLVRLAPSQPTALAMRVWEVAATLKMRDIFAVG is encoded by the coding sequence GTGTTTCTGCGGCAGCTGACATATCTCATGGCGCTTGACCGCTACCGGCATTTCTCGCGCGCGGCGGAAAGCTGTGGCGTATCCCAGCCAGCCCTCTCGGCGGCGATACGCCAGCTTGAATCCGAACTGGGCATTACCATCATCCGCCGGACCCGGCGCTTCAATGGCCTGACGGATGAAGGCAGGCGCGTGCTGGACTGGGCACGGCAGACACTGGCCGCGCTGGACGGGTTGCGGCAGGAAGCGGCCTTTGCGCAGGAGGTGGCGGGGGGCACGCTGTCCATTGGCGTGATGCCGCCGGGCATGCAGGCCGTACCCATGCTGCTGGAAAGCTTTCGTACCGCCATACCCGGCCTGCACCTGAAGGTCCGGCTGGGCTCCAGTGCGGATACCATCCATGGCCTGCGCCAGCAGCAGCTCGATCTGGGGCTGGTCTACCTTGACCAGATTCCCGCCGACGGGCCTTTTGAAAAGCTGTCGCTTTATACCGAACAGCATGTGCTGGTGGCGGTCGAGCCGCTTGTGCTTCCGGCCGGGCGGCAGGAATGGAGCAGTCTTGCGGATCTGCCGCTCTGCCTGCTCAGTTCCGAGATGCAGACCCGGCAGATCGTGGATGACGCCTTTCGCAACGCGGGCGTGACCCCGGCTGTGATTCTGGAGACGAATTCACTCGAAGTGCTGTATGGCGAAGTGCTGGGCGGGCGGCTGGCCAGCATCCTGCCGGTTGCCGCATTGCCGACGCATACCGGCCATAACAGGCTGCAGGTGCGCCCGCTGGGCCCATGCGCCGTGCCGGAGGCCGGTCTGGTGCGGCTGGCCCCGTCCCAGCCCACGGCACTGGCCATGCGGGTATGGGAGGTCGCGGCAACACTGAAAATGCGCGATATCTTTGCCGTGGGCTAA
- the gabT gene encoding 4-aminobutyrate--2-oxoglutarate transaminase, producing the protein MTDTNTTLLARRNHAVPRGVATATPVFADRAENAELWDVEGRRYVDFAGGIAVLNVGHRHPKVVAAVRAQLDRFTHTAFQVAAYEPYIELAEKLNARAPFDGPARTVFFSTGGEATENAVKIARAATGRNGIIAFTGGFHGRTLLASAMTGKVNPYKAPFGTLPGEVYHLPFPDGDVSVADTLRMLDFLFAADLAPASIAAIIIEPVQGEGGFRMAPAELLHALRRICDAHGIMLVADEVQSGFARTGRLFGIEHSGVQPDLVCVAKSLGGGLPLSGVIGRADVMDAVGPGGLGGTYGGAPLACAAALAVLDIMEEENLVERANVIGARLRRHIDRMHASTGLLPISRARGPGAMVAFDILQTRDRPDLRPGAAAALCARACEKGLIVLPCGIQGATIRILVPLTAADTIIDEGMTIIEQVLAETAT; encoded by the coding sequence ATGACCGATACCAACACGACCCTGCTTGCCCGCCGCAACCATGCCGTCCCGCGCGGGGTGGCCACGGCCACGCCGGTCTTTGCCGACCGGGCGGAAAATGCCGAGCTGTGGGATGTTGAAGGACGGCGCTACGTGGATTTTGCCGGTGGCATCGCGGTGTTGAACGTGGGGCACCGCCATCCGAAGGTCGTGGCCGCGGTGCGCGCCCAGCTTGACCGCTTTACCCATACAGCCTTTCAGGTCGCGGCATACGAACCCTATATCGAACTGGCGGAAAAACTGAACGCGCGCGCACCGTTCGATGGGCCCGCGCGGACCGTATTCTTTTCCACCGGCGGGGAGGCGACCGAAAACGCGGTCAAGATCGCGCGCGCGGCAACGGGGCGTAACGGGATCATCGCCTTTACCGGTGGTTTCCATGGCCGCACGCTGCTGGCCTCGGCCATGACGGGCAAGGTCAATCCCTACAAGGCGCCGTTCGGCACCCTGCCGGGCGAAGTCTATCACCTGCCTTTCCCCGATGGTGACGTAAGTGTGGCCGACACGCTGCGCATGCTCGACTTCCTGTTCGCGGCTGATCTCGCGCCCGCCAGCATTGCCGCGATCATCATCGAGCCCGTTCAGGGCGAAGGCGGTTTCCGCATGGCGCCCGCCGAACTGCTCCACGCCCTGCGCCGGATCTGTGATGCGCATGGCATCATGCTGGTGGCGGATGAGGTACAGAGTGGCTTCGCCCGGACCGGCCGCCTGTTCGGCATCGAACATTCCGGCGTGCAGCCCGACCTTGTATGCGTAGCCAAGTCACTGGGCGGGGGGCTGCCGCTTTCCGGTGTGATCGGGCGTGCGGATGTCATGGATGCGGTCGGCCCCGGCGGGCTGGGTGGCACCTATGGCGGCGCACCCCTGGCATGCGCTGCCGCCCTGGCGGTGCTGGACATCATGGAGGAAGAAAATCTGGTCGAGCGCGCCAATGTGATCGGCGCGCGCCTGCGCCGCCATATCGACAGGATGCATGCCAGTACCGGCCTGCTGCCCATAAGCCGCGCGCGCGGGCCGGGCGCCATGGTCGCGTTTGACATCCTGCAGACCCGGGACCGGCCCGACCTGCGACCGGGCGCGGCGGCAGCCCTGTGCGCACGGGCATGTGAAAAGGGGCTGATCGTACTTCCATGCGGAATACAGGGGGCAACCATCCGCATTCTTGTACCATTGACGGCTGCGGATACAATCATTGATGAAGGCATGACCATCATTGAACAGGTACTGGCGGAAACGGCAACCTGA
- a CDS encoding tyrosine-type recombinase/integrase, whose amino-acid sequence MTGLNLIRLWEAERPRMTRMPSSKKSGNASGTKSRVVRKRLADGTIKEYRYDRDRTAKVPRSDPRSLQALISAYRQSPEFSRLKPRTKTSYLSMLGYLEAAGDLPANGLRRKHVLEIRDGHAASVGSGSANTLMRVFSTLLSWGVDREWLPFNVASRIPQLPSVPYQAWTADQVEHAITNFPSHLARLVMVAAYTGQRKGDLIKMRWADYDGNAITVVQEKRKIGYPEVTVVIPVHPRLKSCLDEWRRLSNCEYILTTSRGTKWHRNSPTSLMQKEVEKSGFPEGLNVHGLRKYAATTLAEAGCSAHEIASITGHLSIAMVQHYTKSADQKRLAEAAIGKLQTAKRKPL is encoded by the coding sequence ATGACCGGCTTGAACTTGATCAGATTATGGGAGGCCGAAAGGCCGAGAATGACGCGGATGCCATCTTCGAAAAAGTCAGGGAACGCATCTGGAACCAAAAGCCGCGTCGTCAGAAAAAGGCTGGCTGATGGAACCATCAAAGAATACCGATATGATCGGGACCGAACGGCAAAAGTTCCCCGTTCCGATCCTCGCAGCCTTCAGGCGCTCATATCGGCATACCGCCAGTCCCCAGAGTTCAGCCGCTTAAAGCCTCGAACGAAAACATCATATCTCAGCATGCTGGGGTATCTTGAAGCCGCTGGCGACCTACCTGCGAATGGCCTTCGCCGGAAGCACGTTCTGGAAATTAGGGATGGGCATGCGGCCAGTGTTGGATCGGGGAGTGCCAATACCCTCATGCGAGTATTCTCGACGCTACTGTCATGGGGAGTGGACCGAGAATGGCTTCCGTTCAACGTAGCATCCCGAATTCCTCAATTGCCATCTGTGCCATACCAGGCATGGACCGCCGATCAGGTGGAGCACGCCATTACCAACTTTCCCTCCCATCTGGCTCGACTCGTAATGGTCGCTGCCTATACCGGCCAAAGGAAGGGCGATCTAATTAAAATGCGGTGGGCGGATTATGATGGGAACGCAATCACGGTCGTGCAGGAAAAGCGGAAAATTGGCTATCCGGAAGTTACGGTAGTCATTCCTGTTCACCCTCGCCTCAAGTCATGCCTTGACGAGTGGCGCAGGTTATCGAATTGCGAATATATTCTGACCACGAGTCGCGGCACAAAGTGGCACCGGAATAGCCCTACATCCCTAATGCAGAAAGAAGTGGAAAAGTCCGGCTTCCCTGAAGGCCTGAATGTCCATGGTCTAAGAAAGTATGCAGCGACCACGCTTGCTGAAGCCGGATGTAGCGCCCACGAGATCGCATCAATAACTGGTCACTTGAGCATCGCCATGGTCCAGCACTATACCAAATCAGCAGACCAAAAACGGCTGGCGGAAGCTGCGATAGGGAAGCTGCAAACCGCTAAACGCAAACCGCTGTAA
- a CDS encoding TonB-dependent siderophore receptor, with product MQQQNVKSLDEALKNVPGITASVGEGEGGMAGDQFLIRGFAAQNDIYENGLRDFGVYTRDSFYYDHVSVIKGPSSEVFGNGTTGGAINIVTKTPHLGNSYQASFSGGSGSYYRGTLDVNYQLNSTTAVRLTGMGNENNVVGRDAIYSHRWGIAPSIAFGLGRKVSFVLEYFHQNDNRIPDYGVPVVYSSANAIGRPVTEYGVKRTNWYGTTYDQDDSSTDMITGRLTAKVSPILTLYNDMRGGIFHRYFSASQEACSNFSSGATLTNNTFGGVSPSSTCQSDFFSSNPAAAQVARNGGVGGPEPYRQSDWSIQDVFSGVAHLKTGHIRHEIIGGFDIEYVTDHRQNYAYGSNRPGTSLLDPSPAVPGLTLGDCAQYPNRLVNIGNGVGRKCYKDSSALDVGFFLSDQVWLTDYLSIKAGFRWDNWNSTYSATGGSTATPDVRYSQNETTINPSVSIMYTPRSNLMVYFNWSESTTPMSLYVTNSSEPMNAKSASAAPERSRLYEVGAKYSAFHDRVGFTAALFRLEKSNSVQTDPSTGDISATSDQERNQGLELSVSGTLLRNWMFYGTYALYDPTITRAGSTTSKQGGQIQYVPHNQATAWTSYEIAPRKPWNMTVGGGITWRQGVWLDQANTARVPATVEFDAMVSHRFDNHWKVAMNAYNLDNRLNYGSLFSNRVTPSIGRSFLFNISAQY from the coding sequence ATGCAGCAGCAGAATGTCAAATCCCTGGATGAAGCACTGAAGAACGTGCCCGGCATCACTGCATCGGTTGGCGAGGGCGAAGGCGGCATGGCGGGCGACCAGTTCCTGATCCGTGGATTTGCCGCCCAGAACGATATTTACGAAAACGGCCTGCGTGATTTTGGCGTCTATACGCGCGACAGCTTCTATTACGACCATGTCTCGGTCATAAAGGGGCCGTCTTCGGAAGTATTCGGTAATGGCACCACGGGCGGCGCGATCAATATCGTGACCAAGACCCCGCATCTGGGCAACAGCTACCAGGCCAGTTTTTCGGGCGGCAGCGGGTCCTATTACCGGGGCACGCTGGATGTGAACTACCAGCTCAACAGCACCACCGCCGTCCGCCTGACCGGCATGGGCAACGAGAACAATGTGGTGGGGCGTGACGCCATCTATTCCCACCGCTGGGGCATCGCGCCCTCCATCGCGTTCGGGCTGGGCAGGAAGGTCTCGTTCGTTCTGGAGTATTTCCACCAGAACGACAACCGCATTCCCGATTATGGCGTACCGGTGGTTTATTCATCCGCAAACGCCATTGGTCGCCCGGTTACCGAATACGGTGTCAAGCGCACCAACTGGTACGGCACGACCTATGACCAGGATGATTCCAGCACCGACATGATCACCGGCCGGCTTACGGCAAAGGTCAGTCCGATCCTGACACTGTATAACGACATGCGTGGCGGCATCTTCCACCGCTATTTCTCCGCATCACAGGAAGCCTGCTCGAACTTCTCCAGTGGCGCCACCCTGACGAACAATACGTTTGGTGGCGTTTCACCTTCGTCCACCTGCCAGTCCGATTTCTTCTCATCCAACCCTGCCGCGGCACAGGTCGCGCGCAATGGCGGCGTGGGCGGGCCGGAACCCTACCGGCAGAGCGACTGGTCGATACAGGATGTGTTCTCCGGTGTGGCGCACCTGAAAACGGGGCATATCCGCCACGAGATCATTGGCGGGTTTGACATCGAATACGTGACCGACCACCGCCAGAACTACGCCTATGGTTCCAACCGCCCCGGCACCAGCCTGCTTGACCCCTCACCTGCCGTGCCCGGCCTGACACTGGGGGACTGCGCGCAGTATCCAAACCGTCTGGTCAATATCGGCAATGGCGTGGGCCGCAAGTGCTACAAGGACAGTTCGGCGCTGGATGTGGGCTTCTTCCTGTCGGATCAGGTGTGGCTGACGGACTACCTGTCAATCAAGGCGGGCTTCCGCTGGGATAACTGGAACAGTACCTACAGCGCCACCGGCGGCAGCACCGCCACACCGGATGTGCGTTACAGCCAGAACGAGACCACCATCAACCCCTCCGTCAGCATCATGTACACGCCGCGCAGCAATCTCATGGTGTATTTCAACTGGTCGGAATCCACCACACCGATGAGCCTGTACGTCACCAACAGTTCCGAACCCATGAATGCCAAGAGCGCAAGCGCCGCACCCGAACGCAGCAGGCTGTATGAAGTGGGTGCGAAATACAGCGCCTTCCATGACCGTGTCGGCTTTACGGCCGCCCTGTTCCGGCTGGAAAAGAGCAATTCGGTCCAGACAGACCCCAGCACCGGCGATATCAGCGCCACCAGCGACCAGGAACGCAATCAGGGGCTGGAGCTCAGCGTATCGGGCACATTGCTGCGCAACTGGATGTTCTATGGCACTTACGCGCTGTATGACCCCACCATCACCAGGGCCGGTTCCACCACATCCAAGCAGGGCGGCCAGATCCAGTATGTGCCCCACAACCAGGCCACGGCATGGACCAGTTACGAGATCGCGCCGCGCAAGCCGTGGAACATGACCGTAGGCGGCGGCATCACCTGGCGCCAGGGCGTATGGCTGGATCAGGCCAACACGGCGCGGGTGCCCGCCACGGTCGAATTCGACGCCATGGTCTCCCACCGTTTCGACAACCACTGGAAAGTGGCCATGAACGCCTATAACCTTGATAACCGGCTGAACTATGGCAGCCTGTTCTCCAACCGGGTGACACCTTCCATCGGGCGGTCATTCCTGTTCAACATCTCGGCACAGTACTGA
- a CDS encoding DNA repair exonuclease, with the protein MACMDEFRFLHAADLHLDSPLLGLTEKSGDYARLVADASRRAFSDMVSLAVESGCRFVVLAGDVFDGDLRDTQCGLFFINGMARLQAAGIRVFMILGNHDAENRFAKHLRVTDNVHLFATSGAETCVMEDLGVAVHGHSFARRDVRDNIARQYPPPVPGLFNIGILHTACQGREGHESYAPCTVEQLVNHGYQYWALGHVHTREILHENPYVVYAGNLQGRHAREAGPKGASLVTVRGGEVLTVEHRVLDAVRWACEAVDLNAATTYAEMGSRIRAASLDLVARAQGRPVALRLELVGATPLHASLIRDAHELQLEVEAILASVSDHIWLERLRVHTTAPARPEVLDPSTGGRIAADIRSAATPEALQAELDTILTTILDRMPAHTRTEEMRAAILHDVPARARDLALSLVENPEAGDNAHQ; encoded by the coding sequence ATGGCGTGCATGGACGAATTCCGCTTCCTTCACGCCGCCGACCTGCATCTTGACAGTCCGCTGCTCGGCCTTACGGAAAAATCGGGAGATTACGCCCGGCTTGTGGCCGATGCCTCACGTCGGGCATTCAGTGACATGGTCAGCCTGGCCGTGGAAAGCGGCTGCCGCTTCGTGGTGCTGGCGGGCGATGTGTTTGATGGCGACCTGCGTGATACGCAATGCGGGCTGTTCTTCATAAATGGCATGGCGCGGCTGCAGGCGGCGGGTATCCGCGTGTTCATGATCCTGGGCAACCATGATGCGGAAAACCGCTTTGCAAAACACCTGCGGGTAACGGACAACGTGCACCTGTTCGCCACGTCCGGGGCCGAGACCTGTGTCATGGAGGATCTGGGCGTTGCCGTGCATGGCCACAGTTTCGCCCGCCGTGACGTGCGCGACAATATCGCCCGCCAGTACCCCCCGCCGGTTCCGGGCCTGTTCAACATCGGCATCCTGCATACCGCCTGCCAGGGGCGGGAGGGGCACGAGAGCTACGCGCCCTGCACGGTTGAACAGCTGGTCAACCATGGCTACCAGTACTGGGCCCTGGGTCATGTCCACACGCGTGAAATCCTGCATGAGAACCCGTACGTGGTCTATGCGGGCAACCTGCAGGGACGCCACGCGCGCGAAGCCGGACCCAAGGGAGCATCCCTGGTCACGGTGCGCGGGGGAGAGGTGCTGACGGTCGAACACCGGGTGCTCGACGCCGTGCGCTGGGCGTGCGAGGCGGTGGACCTGAATGCCGCCACGACCTATGCGGAAATGGGCAGCCGCATCCGCGCGGCCAGCCTTGACCTCGTGGCCCGCGCACAGGGGCGACCCGTGGCGCTGCGGCTGGAACTGGTGGGGGCCACGCCGCTGCATGCCAGCCTGATCCGCGATGCGCATGAACTGCAACTGGAAGTTGAAGCCATTCTGGCCAGCGTGTCCGACCATATCTGGCTTGAACGCCTGCGGGTCCATACCACCGCGCCCGCGCGGCCCGAAGTGCTCGACCCTTCCACCGGGGGGCGGATCGCGGCGGACATACGCAGCGCCGCAACCCCCGAAGCCCTGCAGGCGGAACTGGATACCATACTCACCACCATACTCGACCGCATGCCCGCCCACACCCGGACGGAGGAGATGCGCGCCGCCATCCTGCACGACGTACCAGCACGCGCACGCGACCTTGCCCTGTCACTGGTGGAAAATCCCGAAGCGGGCGACAATGCGCATCAGTGA
- a CDS encoding LysR substrate-binding domain-containing protein, whose protein sequence is MEWRYRIPPLATLHAFVAFARTGGIRRAAGMLGVDHAVVSRHLRDLEGMLGVSLRNRATGALTPAGQDYHARITPLLDGLARATAELRGQMPELTLTCSHGIAYHWLLPRLPAFRQLHPGVDLLLRPVDSDCPFDPDRSDTGLHADIRYMNDHDIAPTPPRIHALALARPAVFPVASPACLRRLAYPPRHAADLLDAPLLVEDNDTEWRLWFARQSVDVPQVSGCRLWQAHLALAAARAGEGIALANTFLLEDDLRTGRLVRITTTGTPLRDVALGAYMLRATKPAWQTRPMMALRAWLESRMVPATEKVVTADHHQVPTKRLPPHH, encoded by the coding sequence ATGGAATGGCGTTACCGGATTCCCCCCCTTGCGACGCTGCATGCATTCGTGGCCTTCGCGCGTACGGGTGGAATCCGGCGTGCAGCCGGCATGCTGGGGGTGGATCACGCCGTGGTCAGCCGCCACCTGCGCGACCTGGAGGGCATGCTGGGCGTAAGCCTGCGCAACCGCGCCACGGGTGCTCTGACCCCGGCGGGACAGGACTACCATGCCCGCATCACTCCCCTGCTTGATGGTCTGGCCCGCGCCACGGCGGAACTGCGTGGCCAGATGCCGGAACTTACGCTGACCTGCTCCCACGGCATCGCCTATCACTGGCTGCTGCCACGCCTGCCCGCTTTCCGCCAGCTTCATCCCGGCGTGGATCTCCTGCTGCGCCCGGTCGATTCAGACTGCCCGTTCGACCCGGACCGGTCCGATACCGGACTGCATGCCGATATCCGCTATATGAATGACCATGATATCGCCCCCACCCCGCCACGCATCCATGCCCTGGCGCTGGCACGGCCCGCGGTCTTTCCCGTAGCCAGCCCCGCCTGCCTGCGCCGGCTTGCGTACCCCCCGCGCCATGCCGCCGACCTGCTGGATGCCCCCCTGCTGGTTGAGGATAACGATACGGAATGGCGGCTGTGGTTTGCCCGGCAGTCCGTCGATGTGCCACAGGTCAGCGGGTGCAGGCTGTGGCAGGCACATCTGGCCCTTGCCGCCGCCCGCGCGGGTGAAGGGATTGCACTGGCCAACACCTTTCTGCTCGAAGATGACCTGCGCACGGGGCGGCTGGTCCGCATCACCACGACCGGAACGCCGCTGCGCGACGTGGCGCTGGGGGCGTACATGCTGCGCGCCACGAAGCCGGCATGGCAGACACGGCCGATGATGGCGTTGCGCGCGTGGCTGGAAAGCCGGATGGTGCCCGCAACGGAAAAGGTGGTGACGGCAGATCACCACCAGGTGCCCACAAAGCGCCTCCCCCCGCATCATTGA
- a CDS encoding phage N-6-adenine-methyltransferase, whose protein sequence is MKPHHAAPGQSDEWFTPPEIFEALGVTFDLDVAQPETGRAFLSVPCRRFLTVSDNGLTAPWNGFVWMNPPFGGRNGVVPWMRRFMEHGNGIACVNALTSSGWFHEFVPHADALLFPRGKTKFIRPDGTRGNSPGNGVVLIGVGMQAVEALAYAHRKGFGLNTMIVDGEAA, encoded by the coding sequence ATGAAGCCCCATCATGCGGCACCGGGCCAGTCCGACGAATGGTTCACGCCGCCGGAGATTTTCGAGGCGCTAGGCGTAACCTTCGATCTTGACGTGGCCCAGCCGGAAACGGGGCGTGCCTTCCTGTCTGTCCCGTGCCGCCGGTTCCTCACCGTCAGCGATAACGGGCTGACAGCGCCGTGGAATGGGTTCGTCTGGATGAACCCGCCATTTGGTGGCCGCAACGGTGTCGTGCCGTGGATGCGGCGCTTCATGGAGCACGGAAACGGCATTGCCTGCGTGAACGCCCTGACTAGTTCGGGGTGGTTCCACGAATTCGTGCCACATGCAGATGCCCTGCTGTTTCCACGAGGCAAGACGAAATTCATCCGTCCGGACGGAACACGGGGCAATTCACCGGGCAATGGCGTCGTGCTGATCGGCGTTGGGATGCAGGCCGTGGAAGCATTAGCCTATGCTCACAGAAAGGGATTTGGCCTGAACACGATGATTGTTGATGGAGAGGCGGCATGA
- a CDS encoding NAD-dependent succinate-semialdehyde dehydrogenase — MAVHLANTSLFRTDAFIDGTWRPALDGTCRPVHNPATGALVAQVAECGADDAARAIAAAVAAQAEWRNRTGAQRQVILARWHDLVMDNLDDLATLIVTEQGKPRVEAAGEIRYAASFLLWFAAEAMRAYGDVIPPTNPATRLSVIRQPVGVCAAITPWNFPAAMITRKAGPALAAGCAMIVKPSELTPLTALALAELARQAGVPAGLLQVLPGDGTALGKALCASPDIRKLSFTGSTRVGRVLMAQSAPTLKRLSLELGGNAPFIVFDDAHIGQAVKSAIAAKYRNAGQTCVCANRFLVQDGIYDEFATRFARAVEALRVGPGSDPDSVIGPLISAGARDKVEAHVHDAVKRGATVLCGGTGDRMGPLFYRPTVLRDVTPAMRIAHEETFGPVAPLFRFRTEDEAIAMANDTEYGLAAYFFTRDHARVHRVAEALEYGMVGHNTGLISNEVAPFGGIKQSGMGREGSRYGMDEYLEMKYICTDITDPDA, encoded by the coding sequence ATGGCCGTACATCTTGCCAATACATCCCTCTTCCGCACGGATGCCTTCATCGACGGTACGTGGCGTCCCGCGCTGGATGGCACGTGCCGGCCCGTGCACAATCCCGCCACCGGCGCGCTGGTGGCGCAGGTTGCCGAATGCGGCGCGGATGACGCCGCCCGCGCCATTGCCGCCGCCGTGGCGGCGCAGGCAGAATGGCGCAACCGCACCGGCGCCCAGCGGCAGGTCATCCTGGCACGCTGGCATGACCTGGTCATGGACAACCTCGATGACCTGGCCACCCTGATCGTGACCGAACAGGGCAAGCCGCGCGTGGAAGCGGCAGGCGAGATCCGCTATGCCGCGAGCTTCCTGCTCTGGTTCGCGGCCGAGGCCATGCGCGCTTACGGTGATGTCATTCCCCCCACCAACCCGGCCACACGGCTCAGTGTCATCCGCCAGCCGGTCGGGGTATGCGCCGCCATAACCCCATGGAATTTCCCCGCCGCCATGATCACGCGCAAGGCCGGTCCCGCCCTTGCCGCGGGGTGCGCCATGATCGTCAAGCCATCGGAACTGACACCGCTGACCGCGCTGGCCCTGGCCGAACTGGCCCGGCAGGCAGGCGTGCCGGCGGGGCTGCTGCAGGTCCTGCCGGGGGATGGCACGGCGCTGGGCAAGGCGTTGTGCGCAAGCCCCGATATCCGCAAGCTGTCCTTTACCGGCTCCACGCGGGTCGGGCGCGTCCTCATGGCGCAGTCGGCCCCGACGCTCAAGCGCCTGTCACTGGAACTGGGCGGCAATGCGCCCTTCATCGTGTTTGATGACGCGCATATCGGACAGGCGGTGAAAAGCGCCATCGCCGCCAAATACCGCAATGCGGGGCAGACCTGCGTATGCGCCAACCGCTTTCTGGTGCAGGACGGTATTTATGACGAATTCGCCACCCGCTTCGCCCGCGCCGTGGAGGCGCTGCGCGTCGGGCCGGGCAGTGATCCGGATTCCGTCATCGGCCCGCTGATCAGCGCGGGCGCGCGTGACAAGGTGGAAGCCCATGTACATGACGCCGTGAAACGGGGCGCGACCGTGCTGTGCGGCGGCACGGGGGACCGGATGGGCCCGCTGTTCTACCGCCCCACCGTGCTGCGCGACGTGACGCCCGCCATGCGCATCGCACATGAGGAGACATTCGGCCCCGTGGCCCCGCTGTTCCGCTTCCGCACCGAGGACGAGGCCATCGCCATGGCCAATGATACGGAATACGGGCTTGCCGCCTATTTCTTCACCCGCGACCATGCCCGCGTCCATCGTGTGGCCGAGGCGCTGGAATACGGCATGGTCGGGCACAATACCGGCCTGATCTCCAACGAGGTCGCCCCCTTTGGCGGGATCAAGCAGTCCGGCATGGGGCGCGAGGGATCGCGCTACGGCATGGATGAATATCTGGAGATGAAATACATCTGCACCGACATCACCGACCCGGATGCCTGA